The genomic region AGGTTCGTTTTCAAGTTCTTCCGGAGCGGACGGATGACGGGCCTTCAACAGGCTTGGACAAGCGACCGGCACAATAACCTCACTACACAGGAAAGTGCAGGTGGCGTGGGCCCATACCGGCTGTCCATAATGGATGGCCAGATCGAAGGGCTGTTCCTCGAAATCGAAAACGCCGGAACGCGACGCTACATTCAACGCGATCCCCGGATGCTTCTCGACGAAATCAGGAATGCGCGGCATCAGCCAGCGCGTGCCGAATGTCGGCAGGGTCGCCACGCTGAAAGAAGAGGTGGACTGCGCCGAAGCCATGGCGCGCAACATCGTATCCTCTGTCTGATTGAGAAGACGCCGCACTTCCGGCAGAAACTTGCGGCCGGCATCGGAAAGCAGAATGCGCTGGCGAATGCGCTCGAAAAGCAGCACGCCGAGCTGGCTTTCGAGATCCTTGATCTGACGGCTGACAGCGCTTTGGGTGAGATTGAGCTCGTGCGCGGCCTGGGTGAAACTTCCGTGACGGGCAGCACATTCAAAGGCTTGCAGCGTGGCGATGTCCGGGATCAGTCTTCTGCTCAGCTTCATTCCATTCTCGCATTAACATAGTTGCTTTCGTCGCAAGCATAACCGCAAAACGGTCTATATGATACATTTTCATCATAATCCATGCATGATCCTCCCAAACAAGACATGCGCCACCCGAAGATGCCCCACTCGACGGAAATTTTCGCCATGAAAGACCAGAAATTCGTTTCGCCGGACACCATTCGTTCCGCCTTCTCGGCTGCGATGTCTGCCATGTACAAGCAGGAAGTGCCTGCTTATGGCACATTGATGGAACTCGTTGCCGATGTGAACGCCAAGGTGCTGGCGGATGACAGCCACCTGCATGAACGCCTGACGGAAACAGATTCGCTTGAGCGCATCTCGGAAGAGCGCCACGGCGCAATCCGTCTCGGCACTGCTGCCGAGCTTTCCATGATGCGCCGCGTGTTCGCGGTCATGGGTATGTTCCCGGTCGGCTATTACGATCTGAGCGCCGCTGGCGTTCCGGTCCATTCGACAGCCTTCCGCCCGGTCGCCGATGCCGCCCTGAAACACAACCCGTTCCGCGTCTTCACCTCGCTTCTGCGCCTTGACCTCATCGCCGATGAAAAGCTGCGCGCTGAATCGGAGGAAGTTCTCTCCAAGCGCAACATCTTCACCGCTGGCGCCATCGCGCTCGTCGAAAAGGCGGAAGCTGAAGGCGGCCTCAACGATGAAGATGCCAAGGCCTTCGTCGCTGAAGTGCTGGAAACTTTCCGCTGGCACGATCACGCCAATGTCAGCGCCGAACTTTATCATCGCCTGCATGATGCACATCGCCTCATCGCCGATGTCGTTTCCTTCAAGGGTCCGCATATCAACCATCTGACGCCGCGCACGCTCGACATCGACGCCGTGCAGGCCCAGATGCCGGAACGCGGCATCAACCCAAAAGCAGTTGTTGAAGGCCCACCAACCCGCAAGTGCCCGATCCTCCTGCGCCAGACCTCTTTCAAGGCGCTGGAAGAAGAAGTATCCTTCGTCAACCCGGACGGAACCTGGACACCGGGTTCGCATACCGCCCGTTTCGGCGAGATCGAACAGCGCGGCGTGGCGCTCACGCCAAAGGGCCGTGCGCTTTACGACAAGCTTCTCAACGACACCCGCGCTATTGCCCGCCCTGCCCCGGACGGCTCGAATGCGGCTGAATATGTGAAGGCGCTGAGCGATACTTTCGCGGCCTTCCCCGATACATGGGCTGGCGTGCGTGAGGAAGGCCTCGGCTACTTCGCCTATTCGGTCAAGGATGCGGCACGTCTTGCAGCTTTCAAGCCGGATACCGATATCGAGGTTCTGATTGAAGCAGGCGCAGTTCAGTTCGACCCGATCATCTATGAAGACTTCCTGCCGGTCAGCGCTGCCGGTATATTCCAGTCCAATCTGGGCGACGACGAAACGCAGGATTTTGTTGAAAGCCCCAACCAGAAGCGTTTCGAGGATGATCTGGGCGCGAAAGTGCTTAATGAATTCGAGCACTATGCCCGCATCGAACGCGAATCCATCGAAGCCGTTCGAGCAGGCCTGAAGGGCCTCGAAGCGGCGGAATAAACGCATAACCCCGAAAAGTTGCAAACTTCTCGGACAGGATTATGCGCAAACAACTCATACAGAGAGGAAAGCCATGAACACCGCTGTTAGAAAAATCGACGTGAAGAAGGAAGCCGCCGATCTGCTTTCCAAACTCGGCGTGGATGCATCCGCCTATACCGGTGGCGACCTTGCCGGTTTCAGCCCTGTTTCGGGCGAACAGATTGCTGCGGTCAAGACCCACAGCAAGGAAGACGCCGTCAAGATCATCGACAAGGCCGACGAAGCCTTCCGCGCCTGGCGCAACGTTCCAGCACCAAAGCGCGGCGAGCTGATCCGCCTGCTCGGTGAAGAGCTGCGTGCTTCCAAGGAAGATCTTGGCCGTCTCGTTTCGCTCGAAGCTGGCAAGATTCCTTCGGAAGGCCTCGGCGAAGTGCAGGAAATGATCGACATCTGCGATTTCGCGGTCGGCCTGTCGCGCCAGCTGTACGGTCTCACCATCGCAACCGAACGCGCTGGCCATCGCATGATGGAAACCTGGCATCCGCTCGGCGTCGTTGGCGTTATCTCTGCCTTCAACTTCCCCGTCGCCGTCTGGTCGTGGAACGCCGCTCTTGCAATCGTCTGCGGCAACTCGGTCGTCTGGAAGCCGTCTGAAAAGACCCTTCTGACCGCTCTCGCCTGCGATGCGATCTTCAAGCGTGCCCTGAAGCGTTTCGGCGATGCGCCGGAAGGCATCTCCCAGCTTCTGCTCGGTGATCGTGAAATCGGCGAAGTCCTCGTCGACAGCCCGAAGGTCCCGGTCGTTTCGGCAACCGGCTCGACCCGCATGGGCCGCGAAGTCGGTCCGCGCCTTGCCAAGCGTTTTGCTCGCGCAATTCTCGAACTTGGCGGCAACAATGCCGGCATCGTCTGCCCGTCGGCCGATCTCGACATGGCGCTGCGCGCAATCGCTTTCGGCGCAATGGGCACCGCTGGCCAGCGCTGCACCACGCTGCGCCGTCTCTTCGTGCATGAAAGCGTTTACGACGCCCTCGTCCCGCGTCTGCAGAAGGCATATGCCAGTGTCACTGTTGGTTCCCCGCTTGAAACCAGCGCTCTGGTCGGTCCGCTGATCGACAAGGTTGCTTTCGACAACATGCAGAAGGCGCTCAAGGAAGCGGCTGCTCACGGCGGCAAGGTACAGGGCGGCGAACGCGTCGATGCTGGCCATGAAAACGCTTACTATGTGCGTCCGGCCATTGTCGAAATGCCGAAGCAGGAAGGCCCGGTTCTCGAAGAAACCTTCGCTCCGATCCTCTACGTCATGAAGTATTCGGACTTCGACGATGTTCTGGCGAGCCACAATGCTGTCGGCGCAGGTCTTTCCTCGTCGATCTTCACGCTCAACCTGCAGGAAGCAGAGCGCTTCCTTTCGGCTGAAGGTTCGGATTGCGGCATCGCCAACGTCAACATCGGCACGTCTGGTGCGGAAATCGGCGGCGCATTCGGCGGCGAAAAGGAAACCGGCGGCGGTCGTGAATCGGGTTCGGACGCGTGGAAGGCCTATATGCGCCGCGCAACCAACACCATCAACTACTCGAAGGCTCTACCGCTGGCACAGGGCGTTTCCTTCGACATTGACTGATCGGTCTGGTTCAGGATCAAAAGAAAACCCCGCTTCGGCGGGGTTTTTTATTGGCACAACATCAGCGATTAGCGGAGATTGTGGTTATGACATGCCGAAAATCGTGGCTTTTGAGAACCGGCGCGCAGCGTACTTGAGTACGTGAGCACCGGAAGCGCAGAAAGACGCGATTTGCAGGCCGTCAGAACCGCAATATCACCCCATGCGTTCGGAGGCGAAGGAACCGGGAGAAGCAGGGAATACGACGGTGCGGTTGCCGTTGAGGAATGAGCGGTGATGGATATGGGCGTGAACGGCTCGTGCCAGAACCTGCGCTTCCACGTCACGGCCAATCGACACATAATCGGCAGCGCTCTGTGCGTGCGTGATGCGCGCCACATCCTGCTCGATGATCGGGCCCTCATCAAGATCAGCCGTCACATAATGCGCGGTTGCGCCAATCAGCTTCACACCGCGCTCATAAGCCTGCTTGTAAGGATTTGCACCCTTGAAGGACGGCAGGAACGAGTGGTGGATATTGATGATCCGGCCCGACATCTTCTGGCAAAGCTGGTCGGACAGAACCTGCATGTAACGCGCAAGCACCACCAGTTCGGTGCCGGTATCTTCCACGATATCCAGAAGGCGCTGCTCGGCTTCCGGCTTGTTGGCCTTGGTTACGGCGATGTGATGGAACGGAATGTCGTGATTGACGACAACCTTCTGATAATCGAAATGGTTGGAGACCACGCCGACAATATCGATCGGCAGTGCGCCGATCTTCCAGCGATAGAGAAGATCGTTCAGGCAGTGGCCGAAACGCGAAACCATCAGCAATGTCTTGGTGCGGTGCGCGTTGTCGTGGAACTCAAAATTCATGTCGAAAGGGGCCGCCACGGACGCAAAGCCCTCACGCAGCACGTCGAGCGCTACGCCTTCTTCGGAAATAAAACTGACGCGCATGAAGAAGCGACCGGTGTCCAGATCGTCGAACTGGGCGCTATCGATGATGTTGCAACCCTTGCCGGCAAGATAACCCGAAATCGCGGCAACGATACCACGGGTGGACTTGCAGGTGACGGTCAGGACAAAATTATGCATCGGACTTCCTCAAATTTTCGAAGGCGCAAGCCAGGGCGACCACATCGCGAACCTAATCCACGAAGCGGCCCCGGCCATGCCAGAATGCGTAATGCACTGACGGGATTGCGCTATCAAGCGACTTTGGAAGAAAGATTGTCCAATTTTGTTTCGAGCCGCATCCCGCGTTCCGGGATGCGGACCAGCATCAAAGATGCGGGTTGCGATTACGATAGCGGGCAACCAGCGAGCGGTTCACATCGCCCGAGCCCGGCATGTTGGCGCTGAGATAGATCGGGGCGTCGCCCTCGCCCACCAACCTTGCCGCCACATCGGCAAAAACGGCATTGAGAATGGTCACACCAAGCGCGGTTGAAACCGGGCCAACTTTCAGCGCGCTGCCTTCCACTTCCAGCACCGCATCCCCCGCTGGCGCGTCATTATCCAGAACGACATCGGCCAGAGAAAGCAATTGCGTGCGCCCCTTGGCGATGGCGTTGGAATAGGTGACGGAGGTGACCGCAATAACGGCAGCGCCCTTCTCACGCGCAAATCGTGCTGCCTCGATGGGAGCGGCATTGACGCCGGAATTCGACACGACGATCAGCACGTCGCCTTCGCGAATGCCATAGCGTTCGAGAATTGGCAGCACCGCTCCTTCGATCCGCTCGAAATGCGAGCTTGCCACCGCCCCGTCCTGCAGCATGATCGCCCCGCAAAGAATGGGCACGGTGATTGCCAGTCCGCCTGCACGATAATGCAGCTCTTCCGCCATCATATGCGAATGGCCGGTGCCGAACACATAAACGCGGCGATCCGCCTTGGCCGCAGCGGCGATGAGTTCAGCCGCCCTGGCCATCGGATCGGCAAGACGATCCCGCAGGCCGGAGAGCCGGGCGATCAGATCATTGAAATAACGATCGGTGATTTCGGTCATCGGCCTTACCCCGCGATCTGCTTTTCACCCGAAAGCCACGTGGCTTTCGCAAACAATCCGTCATCAATATGGACCGCATCCATTCGCATGCCGGGGCGGAATGTACCGCGATCATCAAGACGCAGATAGCGCGCGGGGTAGTGGCTCGCCATGCGCAGCGCCTCGGCCAGCGTGAGTTCCAGCTCGGCTACGCCAAAACGAACAGCCGACGCCATGTCGAGATCGGAACCGGCAATGGTGCCATCCGCCAGCACAAGCTTGGAGCAGATGCCGCCCGGCACACGACGGACGGCGCGCCCGTTGATCTCGAAGCTTTCAGAGTCCGATCCGACCAGAGCCATGGCATCCGTCACGAAAAACAGATGCGCGTCGCCGCGCTTTGCCCTGAGCGCAAGCCGCAGCGCCATCGGATCGACATGATGGCCATCGGCAACGATGCCGCACCAGATGTCGGGATGATCGAGCGCCGCGCCTGCAAGCCCCGGTGCACGGTGGCCGATCTGGCTCATCGCGTTGAAAAGATGGGTGACACTCCGCGCACCGGCATCGAAGCGCTTGAACGCCTCTTCCGCTGTAGTGTCGCTGTGCCCGATGCTGACGACGACACCGCCATCGCTCAACCGGCGCACCTGATCCGGCGTGACCTGCTCGGCAGCAAGCGTGACCAGCAAGGTGCCGATCTGCTTTGCCGTATGAATATAGAGCGCAATATCGGCATCATTGACGGGACGCATCAGTTCCGCCAGATGCGCACCTTTCCGTGCGGGCGCCAGATGCGGCCCCTCAAGATGCAGGCCGGCAACGCCTTTGTCGGCCTTGACCGCTTCAATCGCCGCTTCGATGGCGCGGTCGCGAACCGGCGTCGTATCGGTAATCAGCGTGGGCAAAAGGCTCGTCGTTCCATATTTGCGATGCCCCTTGGCAATCGTGAACATGGTTTCAGGCGTAGGCTGATCGTTCAGCATGCGCCCGCCGCCACCATTCACCTGCGCATCGATGAAGCCGGGAGCCAGAACGCCGCCATACAGACGCTCGACCTCATGGGCCTCGCCGAGCGAGGCTTCCGGCACAATGGCTTCGATCCGGCCATCGCTGAACACCAGCGCGCTCTGGTCGTGAAAGCGCTCGCCGTCGAAGATGCGCGCCCCTGCTATTGCTGATTTTTTCGTCATACCGTCACCGTAACCTTGTTGAGATTGCGCGGCTTGTCGGGATCGAACCCCTTGCGGCGCGTGACCGCTTCAATGACGCGGTAATAATTGATGAGGGAAACCAGTGGATCGAGATGCGCGTTACCCGTGCTCGCCGATGGCAACCGGAAGCCCGGCGTTTCCGCATCGGATAGCGATACGATGCTCGCTCCGAACGAGTGCAGCCGCTTGAGCGCCTGCATGTTGGTGTCAAAGGCTTCGTCGCGTGGCAGGAAGGAAACGATCGGGAAGCCCTCTTCCACCAGACGCATCGGACCATGCATCAGTTCGGCCAGGGAGAAAGCTTCGGCGTGGATATTCGCGGTTTCCTTTGCCTTCAGCGCAGCTTCGAGCGCAATCGCAAAGGCCGTGCCGCGACCGCCGGTATAAAGCGAACGCGCATTGAACAGAAGGTTTTCTACCGCCTCGCGGCCATCGGGCCGTGTTGCAGCAAGCGCTTCCGGCAGGCGTTGCAGTCCGGCTTGCAGGCTTGCGTCACCGCTGGCAGAAGCAACGACGCCCGAAAGCGCGGCAACCGCGGCGATGAACGACTTGGTTGCAGCAACGCTTTTTTCTTCACCGGCATGGAGCGCCAGCACGACGTCGGCAGCGTTACCAAGCGGGCTATCGACGACGTTCACGACGGCGATTGTCGTTGCACCACCTTTTTTGGCGGCTTCCTGCGCCGCAACAATATCGGGGCTGGCACCCGATTGCGAAACGGTGAAATGCA from Brucella intermedia LMG 3301 harbors:
- a CDS encoding LysR family transcriptional regulator, with product MKLSRRLIPDIATLQAFECAARHGSFTQAAHELNLTQSAVSRQIKDLESQLGVLLFERIRQRILLSDAGRKFLPEVRRLLNQTEDTMLRAMASAQSTSSFSVATLPTFGTRWLMPRIPDFVEKHPGIALNVASRSGVFDFEEQPFDLAIHYGQPVWAHATCTFLCSEVIVPVACPSLLKARHPSAPEELENEPLLHLATRPKMWAQWFESCGVEGQSAYRGHRFDQFSMVIGAALAGLGFALLPLYLIEQELRSGELVMLFEKPMRTENEYYLVVPEGKLENPLTQVFCQWIAGQVGNTDYSMLVHSKPE
- a CDS encoding VOC family protein, encoding MKDQKFVSPDTIRSAFSAAMSAMYKQEVPAYGTLMELVADVNAKVLADDSHLHERLTETDSLERISEERHGAIRLGTAAELSMMRRVFAVMGMFPVGYYDLSAAGVPVHSTAFRPVADAALKHNPFRVFTSLLRLDLIADEKLRAESEEVLSKRNIFTAGAIALVEKAEAEGGLNDEDAKAFVAEVLETFRWHDHANVSAELYHRLHDAHRLIADVVSFKGPHINHLTPRTLDIDAVQAQMPERGINPKAVVEGPPTRKCPILLRQTSFKALEEEVSFVNPDGTWTPGSHTARFGEIEQRGVALTPKGRALYDKLLNDTRAIARPAPDGSNAAEYVKALSDTFAAFPDTWAGVREEGLGYFAYSVKDAARLAAFKPDTDIEVLIEAGAVQFDPIIYEDFLPVSAAGIFQSNLGDDETQDFVESPNQKRFEDDLGAKVLNEFEHYARIERESIEAVRAGLKGLEAAE
- a CDS encoding aldehyde dehydrogenase family protein; translated protein: MNTAVRKIDVKKEAADLLSKLGVDASAYTGGDLAGFSPVSGEQIAAVKTHSKEDAVKIIDKADEAFRAWRNVPAPKRGELIRLLGEELRASKEDLGRLVSLEAGKIPSEGLGEVQEMIDICDFAVGLSRQLYGLTIATERAGHRMMETWHPLGVVGVISAFNFPVAVWSWNAALAIVCGNSVVWKPSEKTLLTALACDAIFKRALKRFGDAPEGISQLLLGDREIGEVLVDSPKVPVVSATGSTRMGREVGPRLAKRFARAILELGGNNAGIVCPSADLDMALRAIAFGAMGTAGQRCTTLRRLFVHESVYDALVPRLQKAYASVTVGSPLETSALVGPLIDKVAFDNMQKALKEAAAHGGKVQGGERVDAGHENAYYVRPAIVEMPKQEGPVLEETFAPILYVMKYSDFDDVLASHNAVGAGLSSSIFTLNLQEAERFLSAEGSDCGIANVNIGTSGAEIGGAFGGEKETGGGRESGSDAWKAYMRRATNTINYSKALPLAQGVSFDID
- the purU gene encoding formyltetrahydrofolate deformylase; amino-acid sequence: MHNFVLTVTCKSTRGIVAAISGYLAGKGCNIIDSAQFDDLDTGRFFMRVSFISEEGVALDVLREGFASVAAPFDMNFEFHDNAHRTKTLLMVSRFGHCLNDLLYRWKIGALPIDIVGVVSNHFDYQKVVVNHDIPFHHIAVTKANKPEAEQRLLDIVEDTGTELVVLARYMQVLSDQLCQKMSGRIINIHHSFLPSFKGANPYKQAYERGVKLIGATAHYVTADLDEGPIIEQDVARITHAQSAADYVSIGRDVEAQVLARAVHAHIHHRSFLNGNRTVVFPASPGSFASERMG
- a CDS encoding SIS domain-containing protein, which gives rise to MTEITDRYFNDLIARLSGLRDRLADPMARAAELIAAAAKADRRVYVFGTGHSHMMAEELHYRAGGLAITVPILCGAIMLQDGAVASSHFERIEGAVLPILERYGIREGDVLIVVSNSGVNAAPIEAARFAREKGAAVIAVTSVTYSNAIAKGRTQLLSLADVVLDNDAPAGDAVLEVEGSALKVGPVSTALGVTILNAVFADVAARLVGEGDAPIYLSANMPGSGDVNRSLVARYRNRNPHL
- the nagA gene encoding N-acetylglucosamine-6-phosphate deacetylase, which codes for MTKKSAIAGARIFDGERFHDQSALVFSDGRIEAIVPEASLGEAHEVERLYGGVLAPGFIDAQVNGGGGRMLNDQPTPETMFTIAKGHRKYGTTSLLPTLITDTTPVRDRAIEAAIEAVKADKGVAGLHLEGPHLAPARKGAHLAELMRPVNDADIALYIHTAKQIGTLLVTLAAEQVTPDQVRRLSDGGVVVSIGHSDTTAEEAFKRFDAGARSVTHLFNAMSQIGHRAPGLAGAALDHPDIWCGIVADGHHVDPMALRLALRAKRGDAHLFFVTDAMALVGSDSESFEINGRAVRRVPGGICSKLVLADGTIAGSDLDMASAVRFGVAELELTLAEALRMASHYPARYLRLDDRGTFRPGMRMDAVHIDDGLFAKATWLSGEKQIAG
- a CDS encoding SIS domain-containing protein, yielding MNSPSSLMLQETEQSPAVVAGLLEKEAGTFAEIARIFQKSEPAVITTAARGSSDHAATFFKYLMEITMGIPVASIGPSVASVYGSNLKLKNGLHFTVSQSGASPDIVAAQEAAKKGGATTIAVVNVVDSPLGNAADVVLALHAGEEKSVAATKSFIAAVAALSGVVASASGDASLQAGLQRLPEALAATRPDGREAVENLLFNARSLYTGGRGTAFAIALEAALKAKETANIHAEAFSLAELMHGPMRLVEEGFPIVSFLPRDEAFDTNMQALKRLHSFGASIVSLSDAETPGFRLPSASTGNAHLDPLVSLINYYRVIEAVTRRKGFDPDKPRNLNKVTVTV